TAGCCTCGTTCCCCTTTTTCGGAGTGAGGACCGCTCCTGGCAGGCGCGTCCCGCTTTCTCCGAGAAGGCACCGACCAAGCCCCAGGCGGGCTCTCCCTGGCCGGCGGAGACCGAGGCCTATTCGATCGTCCAGGGGGAGTGGAAGCTCATCCACAACATCGTGCCCGAAGAGGGCAAACCGGAGTTCGAGCTCTTTCGCTTCGCTGACGATCCGCTCGACCAGAACAACGTGGCCGCCGAGAACGATGACGTCGTACGACGCCTCTCCGAGACTCTCGAGGGTTGGCGCCAGATGGCGAATGCGGCGAAGCTCTCCCCCGACTCCGAGCACATCGAAGGGATGAGCCAACAACAGCTCGAGCGGCTGAGAAGCCTGGGTTACATTCGCTGACCCGCTTCTCGCAAAAAACCTGAGCAGGCTCGAATCCTCTTTTACGGCGTCGCCGGCTTGCGGTAATCGAGTGGGGGCGGGCGGTCGCCAACGAGCGATTGATAAACGAAATCGGGACCGACTCGCCCCTGCCACTCCCGCTTTGCCTCGGCGACGATTTCCGGGTCCTCGAAAAGATCGATCGCTGTCAAGGTCAGCGTCTTCGCGGCGACGACCATCCCTTTGTTGCCTATGGTCGATCCCCCCGAGGCGATAGCCTGCCACGAGTGTCCGGGAGTTCCGGGCACGTAGGTCGCCGCGCGCATGCCGGCGGTGGGGACGACCCAGCTCACGTCACCCACGTCCGTCGAACCGCCGCTTCCCTCCTCGCGGACTTCGAACTTCTCGATCTCTCCCGCCGAAGAAAGGGGCGGAACCTCGCCGGTGAAAGACTCACGCACTTTTTCGGCGAACCG
This window of the Vicinamibacteria bacterium genome carries:
- a CDS encoding amidohydrolase; this encodes EYEVIHGIYALLPNETLGRAMHANLERVGGVVYTDEERRFAEKVRESFTGEVPPLSSAGEIEKFEVREEGSGGSTDVGDVSWVVPTAGMRAATYVPGTPGHSWQAIASGGSTIGNKGMVVAAKTLTLTAIDLFEDPEIVAEAKREWQGRVGPDFVYQSLVGDRPPPLDYRKPATP